In Oligoflexus sp., a single window of DNA contains:
- a CDS encoding DUF333 domain-containing protein, with amino-acid sequence MNRFFPTLASLALSLSLPPLSMAGVALPNPASQLCVELGGALKPYVQEDGGAVSLCAFQDDVYLNGLIEEWTLYRYKKGDAAQSLAVKAYFDHVAYQAPTEGPVGHPALRYCEQVGGTRYIITEASGDESGVCKFEDGSQLEEWTLFRGPEVHKSLTKVLENGTQD; translated from the coding sequence ATGAACAGATTTTTTCCCACTCTCGCTTCCCTGGCGCTGTCTTTATCCCTTCCTCCCTTGTCCATGGCTGGTGTCGCACTTCCCAACCCGGCCTCGCAGCTCTGCGTGGAGTTGGGCGGGGCCCTGAAACCCTATGTCCAGGAGGACGGCGGTGCGGTGAGTCTTTGCGCTTTTCAGGATGATGTCTATCTCAACGGACTGATCGAAGAATGGACCCTTTATCGTTATAAAAAGGGTGACGCCGCGCAGTCGTTGGCGGTGAAAGCCTACTTTGATCACGTTGCCTATCAGGCTCCCACCGAGGGACCTGTGGGCCATCCCGCTCTGCGTTACTGCGAGCAGGTCGGCGGAACACGATACATCATCACCGAGGCTTCGGGTGATGAATCGGGTGTTTGTAAATTTGAAGATGGATCGCAGCTTGAAGAGTGGACCCTCTTCCGTGGGCCGGAGGTTCATAAGAGTTTGACCAAAGTGCTTGAAAACGGAACTCAAGATTAA